Proteins encoded in a region of the Coregonus clupeaformis isolate EN_2021a chromosome 9, ASM2061545v1, whole genome shotgun sequence genome:
- the LOC121573352 gene encoding zinc finger protein 845 isoform X2, giving the protein MEQQHLKEEGRPLPPASLRLLVPPLRLVSAALWQVVQRRDVVDYGLVEEFVTTVLDIVPDLMSYREKVQLLMGLRAQLVLELCRSDQLADRDTVQPHLNRMKTCIITHGDNKISDPEVEASESNFLKLIQTLLEDPFEREHFFQKVFPEEFGPKYDSALQTLVWEFLSRLEKLLPTPTLQQTASCFLPDPSVLMECVQSVSHPQPLRILLQYHTKPSPVPHVEANALSGDDHILSSPPPSPLETVESSTDQADPEIQSEPVQGFMTIQRPASSDIESEMTPSLEYRESGRGMNLDRSANVDILPLNEAVEPAFVNKETAERNVNDGTLDKESAEEWKMDEAFLRLHTDSGLKIQGRVCSQPEVQDISSLSTSGRLRQPIVLLQRLDVTDMLLPEVSSTQRRERLQLDKVGSQGPRGGRVISQKSERNVNGEPSDSKPQCSLVPGPSHMKGQPKISKRVKICSFCGKTFREAKDLTAHMRTHTEQSPRLIGQDFDLQDEVAVQPEEDNMSAASSEDWTETPQDTLPQRRRVKSQHGKPRQSSKVSKCSLCDRTFSKVAHSRQHMRYTHGKLLCLNCGEGFENSDFEKHKEECLKTKKRLSCPLCGDTFELSEPNEDVNQQRLPRKAHPDASTLLAAVENVEMEIPFPSNATPQNPTTSNALPFQLANNYRTCLLCKEAFDNGDDLRMHLKCQHDVLPYPCFKCGESFQSTCDWQKHLNECSGQNIPDFRKCPGCRTRTCQYTQQGMTSQEVNFKRHQTHWPLHTEENEIPQSGSTDVDFSNDSQQHQPNQSVNQSNLFVKDFSNQQTALTVSRPRPQRAKECDEINFQRRREEVSPRQHLREVDPADGSTRGNGIETPQTHSTEPQNPTTCDASPTLPRGVDLDSRTCHVCSKSFRRKQSLTLHLRRHGEGAIKCPICSKCFGRNRDLKFHLANKTGCGPMRRNRSVVIVPTKDTPVFTCSDCLQQFTSENKLKLHTVCHTGKGFSCSFCGRMFAEHNYLEVHIRSHTYRPYLCDMCGKDFPSQSVLESHQRVHTEERPFCCTDCGKRFKDKGTLKQHRMIHTGERPFACALCQLRFRTNRHLKRHMMFHTGERPYKCPVCGKGYTQKSDMRQHQASCS; this is encoded by the exons ATTTCTGATCCTGAGGTGGAGGCATCAGAATCAAACTTCCTGAAGCTGATTCAAACGCTGCTGGAAGACCCCTTTGAGAGAGAACACTTCTTTCAG AAAGTGTTTCCAGAGGAATTTGGGCCGAAGTATGACTCAGCACTACAGACTCTGGTGTGGGAGTTCCTCTCCAGGCTGGAGAAGCTGCTTCCAACACCAACCCTTCAACAG ACTGCATCATGTTTCCTACCTGACCCCTCTGTCCTGATGGAGTGTGTGCAGTCTGTGAGTCACCCTCAGCCTTTGAGGATCCTTCTCCAGTACCACACCAAGCCTTCTCCAGTACCACATGTAGAGGCCAATG CTCTGTCTGGAGACGACCACATCCTCTCCTCGCCGCCTCCCTCTCCCCTAGAGACCGTGGAATCATCCACTGACCAAGCTGACCCAGAGATCCAATCAGAACCCGTACAGGGATTCATGACCATTCAAAGGCCTGCATCATCTGACATTGAGTCAGAAATGACACCGTCGTTGGAATACAGGGAGAGCGGACGGGGGATGAATTTAGACCGCTCTGCAAATGTTGACATTTTGCCTTTGAATGAAGCGGTGGAGCCTGCTTTTGTAAACAAGGAAACTGCAGAGAGAAACGTTAATGATGGGACACTTGACAAAGAgtcagcagaagagtggaaaATGGATGAAGCTTTTCTCCGCCTTCATACTGACAGTGGGCTGAAAATCCAAGGAAGAGTTTGCAGCCAACCGGAGGTGCAAGACATTTCTAGTTTATCTACTTCCGGTCGGCTCCGTCAGCCCATAGTGCTGCTGCAGAGACTTGACGTGACTGATATgctgttaccagaggtctcttcaacacagaggagagagaggcttcAGCTTGACAAAGTGGGATCCCAAGGACCGAGAGGAGGACGGGTCATATCACAAAAGAGTGAGAGGAATGTCAACGGAGAGCCCTCGGATAGTAAGCCTCAGTGTTCTCTGGTCCCTGGCCCGTCACATATGAAGGGTCAGCCTAAAATAAGCAAGCGTGTCAAAATATGCTCCTTTTGtgggaaaactttcagggaagcAAAAGATTTGACAGCACACATGAGAACTCACACGGAGCAGAGCCCTCGCCTGATTGGACAAGACTTTGACTTACAGGATGAGGTGGCAGTTCAACCAGAAGAGGATAACATGTCCGCCGCATCTTCGGAGGATTGGACGGAAACGCCCCAAGACACTTTACCCCAGAGAAGACGCGTGAAAAGCCAACATGGTAAACCAAGACAGTCTTCCAAAGTCAGCAAATGCTCCCTGTGTGACCGGACCTTCAGTAAGGTGGCACACTCGAGACAGCACATGAGATACACTCATGGTAAGCTCCTGTGCCTCAACTGTGGGGAAGGTTTTGAGAACTCTGATTTTGAGAAACATAAAGAAGAGTGCTTGAAGACGAAGAAACGTCTCTCTTGCCCTCTGTGCGGTGACACCTTTGAACTCTCTGAGCCAAACGAGGACGTGAACCAACAGAGACTTCCAAGAAAGGCTCACCCAGACGCAAGCACGCTTTTAGCAGCAGTAGAAAATGTGGAGATGGAGATACCTTTTCCCTCAAACGCTACACCCCAGAACCCAACAACCTCCAATGCTCTGCCATTTCAGTTAGCTAATAATTACAGAACGTGCCTTTTGTGTAAGGAAGCGTTTGATAATGGAGACGACCTGAGAATGCATCTGAAATGTCAACATGATGTACTTCCTTACCCGTGCTTTAAATGTGGGGAGAGCTTCCAAAGCACATGTGATTGGCAGAAACACTTAAACGAGTGTTCGGGACAAAACATTCCAGACTTCAGAAAGTGTCCGGGGTGCAGGACAAGGACTTGTCAATATACACAGCAGGGAATGACAAGTCAGGAAGTGAACTTTAAACGACACCAGACGCACTGGCCACTACATACAGAGGAAAATGAGATCCCGCAGTCCGGCAGCACAGACGTTGACTTCTCAAATGACTCTCAGCAACACCAGCCAaaccaatcagtcaatcaatcaaactTATTTGTAAAGGACTTTTCCAATCAGCAAACTGCTCTCACAGTAAGCCGGCCTAGACCCCAAAGGGCAAAAGAGTGTGATGAGATTAACTTTCAGAGACGGCGTGAGGAAGTCAGTCCACGCCAACACCTAAGGGAGGTTGATCCAGCAGATGGAAGCACAAGGGGTAATGGGATAGAGACTCCCCAGACCCACAGTACTGAACCCCAGAACCCAACAACCTGCGACGCTTCCCCCACTCTGCCCCGCGGTGTGGATTTAGATTCTAGAACGTGTCACGTGTGCTCAAAGAGTTTCCGTAGGAAACAATCCCTGACTTTGCATCTGAGACGTCACGGTGAGGGGGCCATTAAGTGTCCCATATGTTCAAAGTGCTTTGGTCGCAACCGGGATTTAAAGTTTCACCTGGCCAACAAAACAGGCTGTGGGCCGATGCGCCGTAATCGTAGCGTCGTAATCGTTCCCACAAAAGACACGCCGGTCTTCACCTGCTCTGATTGTCTGCAACAATTCACGAGCGAAAATAAACTGAAATTACACACGGTATGTCACACGGGAAAAGGGTTCTCCTGTAGTTTTTGTGGCAGAATGTTTGCCGAACATAATTATTTAGAAGTTCATATTCGTTCTCATACTTACAGGCCTTATCTATGTGATATGTGTGGTAAGGATTTCCCATCTCAGTCTGTATTGGAATCACACCAACGGGTACACACAGAGGAGCGCCCATTCTGTTGCACAGACTGTGGAAAACGTTTTAAAGATAAGGGTACCCTGAAACAACATCGAATGATTCATACAGGAGAGCGGCCGTTTGCCTGCGCTCTTTGTCAACTACGCTTCAGAACGAATAGACATCTAAAACGACACATGATGTTCCACACAGGGGAAAGGCCTTATAAATGTCCAGTTTGTGGGAAGGGCTACACGCAGAAAAGCGATATGAGGCAACATCAGGCTTCGTGTTCCTAG